One stretch of Desulfovibrio sp. UCD-KL4C DNA includes these proteins:
- a CDS encoding M15 family metallopeptidase has protein sequence MSYHIDSPAIPQTVTPSWKAVYSIEIKENTEKLVPLSLAENHFLVRPAYFYAGITKALPECYARDKIRKMLLKANGFLPKGLRLIILDSWRSKETQTALFNECVAALMKVHPDKDEKTINKMASEFVATPSLDPAHPSPHATGGAVDLTIATTEGEPLFFGAAFDYPGAVSNTRYFEERLERGETLTDIEVTSMKNRRLLYDVMTRAGFVNYHGEWWHFEYGTQRWAYTQKKDHALYGPKIITLNSFAAFVPSFNAGITTLVSAGG, from the coding sequence ATGTCATATCACATAGATTCTCCCGCTATACCTCAAACTGTTACCCCGTCATGGAAAGCTGTTTATTCGATTGAAATAAAGGAGAACACTGAAAAGCTCGTGCCCTTATCATTGGCGGAAAATCACTTTCTAGTCCGACCTGCATACTTTTACGCAGGAATTACTAAAGCCCTGCCGGAATGCTATGCTAGGGACAAGATAAGGAAAATGCTGCTCAAAGCAAACGGGTTTCTCCCCAAAGGTTTACGCCTAATCATTCTGGATTCATGGCGCAGCAAAGAAACTCAAACAGCCCTATTTAACGAATGCGTAGCGGCTCTTATGAAAGTTCATCCTGACAAAGATGAAAAAACCATTAATAAAATGGCCTCTGAATTTGTAGCAACACCGAGTTTGGATCCAGCTCACCCCTCACCTCATGCAACAGGGGGAGCGGTTGATCTGACTATTGCCACAACAGAAGGCGAACCGCTCTTTTTCGGAGCGGCTTTTGATTATCCCGGAGCCGTTTCCAACACTAGGTATTTTGAAGAACGTCTTGAACGAGGTGAAACACTGACCGACATTGAAGTGACTTCAATGAAGAACCGTAGATTACTATATGATGTTATGACGCGCGCCGGATTTGTTAACTATCACGGCGAATGGTGGCATTTTGAATACGGCACACAGCGGTGGGCTTATACCCAAAAAAAAGACCATGCTTTATATGGCCCTAAGATCATAACCCTCAATTCATTTGCCGCATTTGTTCCGTCATTTAACGCTGGCATTACGACCTTAGTCAGTGCCGGAGGTTGA